In Triticum aestivum cultivar Chinese Spring unplaced genomic scaffold, IWGSC CS RefSeq v2.1 scaffold309913, whole genome shotgun sequence, the following are encoded in one genomic region:
- the LOC123179520 gene encoding protein CYTOKININ-RESPONSIVE GATA TRANSCRIPTION FACTOR 1-like: MMMSGGSADVFATCSPFGPTIQSIGSDMIQRSSYNSYDFEATHAGDGSTSQWASAKLSVKMRIMRKAPTNDHQGGTARKPRRRAQAHQGDESQQLQHPMGVIRVCSDCNTSNTPLWRSGPCGPKSLCNACGIRQRKARRAMAAAAATAATNDGVASASSGGVAVGAVQASDASQAVKATKKEKRA; this comes from the exons ATGATGATGAGCGGAGGATCTGCGGACGTCTTTGCCACATGCTCCCCGTTCGGACCTACCATCCAAAGCATCGGCAGTGACATGATCCAGAGATCCTCATACAATTCCTATGATTTCGAAGCCACACATGCCGGCGATGGATCGACTAGCCAGTGGGCATCCGCCAAACTGTCAGTGAAGATGAGGATCATGAGAAAGGCGCCAACGAATGATCACCAAGGAGGGACAGCGAGAAAGCCAAGGAGAAGGGCACAAGCACACCAAGGTGATGAGAGCCAGCAGCTGCAGCATCCCATGGGTGTTATCAGAGTGTGCTCAGACTGCAACACCTCCAATACCCCCTTGTGGAGGAGTGGTCCTTGTGGCCCCAAG TCTCTTTGCAACGCATGCGGCATACGCCAAAGGAAGGCTCGCCGCGCCATGGCTGCAGCGGCGGCCACTGccgccaccaacgatggggtggcgTCTGCTTCCAGTGGCGGTGTGGCGGTGGGGGCCGTGCAGGCAAGC